In Sphaeramia orbicularis chromosome 10, fSphaOr1.1, whole genome shotgun sequence, the following proteins share a genomic window:
- the slbp gene encoding histone RNA hairpin-binding protein isoform X1, with protein sequence MSDWAGSRRGEAHSRRNKTGSCVPSRWSNGRKRTVDGTLRVGRHGDGTDPESSGYSDHRHSDSRHSIFTTPESSGPVSRCRSQTDWATQVEDDEMRMGAHRDMQRYRRRILGSEFSQRERKTSSGSSESCDSKEGENIETDEAVLLRRQKQINYGKNTLAYDRYIKEVPKHMRQPGVHPKTPNKFRKYSRRSWDQQIKLWKVKLHAWDPPVDEGQDKVLDNIDDLALDDVMDIELDFPTLSESPTTPGLSLQDEDCAGTPSKVQRMENTVDPDLA encoded by the exons ATGTCTGATTGGGCCGGAAGCAGACGAGGAGAAGCCCATAGCAGGAGGAATAAAACTGG GAGCTGTGTCCCTTCTCGGTGGTCCAATGGCAGGAAGAGAACCGTTGATGGAACCCTGCGGGTTGGCAGACATGGAGATGGCACTGATCCTGAGAGCAGTGGCTACTCTGACCACAGACACTCTGACAGCAGACATTCCAT TTTCACAACTCCAGAGAGTTCAGGCCCAGTGTCTCGCTGCCGCAGTCAGACAGACTGGGCCACTCAAGTGGAGGATGACGAGATGAGGATGGGTGCCCACAGAGACATGCAACG TTACAGGAGGAGGATACTGGGTTCAGAATTTTCCCAAAGAGAGAGAAAGACCTCTTCTGGCTCTTCAGAGAG CTGTGACTCCAAAGAGGGAGAAAACATCGAGACAGACGAGGCTGTGTTGCTACGGCGACAGAAACAGATCAACTATGGCAAAAACACACTGGCTTATGACCGATACATCAAAGAAGTTCCTAA ACACATGCGTCAGCCGGGTGTTCACCCGAAGACCCCCAATAAATTCAGGAAATACAGCCGTCGCTCCTGGGACCAGCAGATTAAACTGTGGAAGGTCAAACTGCATGCCTGGGACCCGCCGGTGGATGAGGGCCAGGATAAGGTCCTCGATAACAT TGATGATCTGGCTCTTGATGATGTGATGGACATTGAGCTTGACTTCCCAACGCTGTCAGAGTCTCCCACTACACCAGGCCTTTCACTGCAG gATGAAGACTGTGCAGGGACTCCCTCCAAAGTACAGAGGATGGAAAACACAGTGGATCCAGACTTGGCCTAG
- the LOC115426860 gene encoding uncharacterized protein LOC115426860 — translation MDRSAMAIEMKKGIVDWKQIGEMMTNTFPLRRKEIVEDEPLVAEVKERWPALFSERQIEAEFARLTSVDLKGSLFAGIDQYLARFLELYKAKSGILGLTRLTGQLGEDSSTQRKRTVLLLGLPHFLREDSSCFFKTVQATDDEQVFSKGMKVGIVMVKEGEDVVDVSVILEEAVVLCGLKDIPDAVAMLMGLLFALNIETTLTIQRS, via the exons ATGGACAGATCAGCCATGGCCATTGAGATGAAGAAAGGAATAGTTGACTGGAAGCAAATTGGTGAAATGATGACCAACACATTCCCTTTACGGAGAAAAGAGATTGTTGAAGATGAGCCACTTGTGGCAGAAGTCAAAGAAAGATGGCCAGCATTATTCTCTGAACGGCAG ATTGAAGCTGAATTTGCTCGCCTTACATCTGTTGACCTGAAAGGCTCCCTATTTGCTGGGATTGATCAGTATCTGGCACGGTTCCTGGAGCTGTACAAAGCCAAGAGTGGCATACTTGGACTGACCAGACTCACAGGACAACTCGGTGAAGAT AGTTCCACACAGAGGAAGAGGACTGTTCTTCTGCTGGGCCTTCCCCATTTTCTCAGGGAGGATTCCTCATGTTTTTTCAAGACTGTGCAG gcTACAGATGATGAGCAGGTGTTCAGCAAGGGGATGAAAGTTGGCATCGTGATGGTGAAAGAGGGAGAAGATGTGGTTGATGTGTCAGTTATCCTTGAAGAGGCGGTGGTCCTGTGTGGTCTGAAGGACATCCCGGACGCTGTTGCCATGCTGATGGGCCTTCTTTTTGCCCTCAACATTGAGACAACATTGACCATCCAAAGGAGCTGA
- the tmem129 gene encoding E3 ubiquitin-protein ligase TM129 isoform X2, producing the protein MDSPELSFTLAYLVFALCFVFTPNEFRSAGLTVQNLFSSWLGSEDMGFIQYHVRRTTITVLVHSALPLGYYLGMCIAAPEKNMEYFSQVSDSWRMFLFGALGLHLISWTLVIYWSHGHWHNHPISKALQAHVRPPHSGWGSVASSVNTEFRRIDKFATGVHGARVIVTDSWVLKVTTYHVYMALQSECHVTVTASRQHQLSPDSASPTQILTLRVESINPSVRAFTIRLMSTEYAEFREKLHAPVRNAANVVIYQTISELFLDTFRAQVELNQTYTLPSGQIMILSRTVSGVSADPCGVCLVWADGLPAAKTSKDLKPGCLAKSPAPPVEPNSASWTSAWFAEY; encoded by the exons ATGGACAGCCCGGAGCTGAGTTtcactttggcctacttggtgtTCGCTCTCTGCTTCGTGTTTACGCCAAACGAGTTCCGTTCTGCCGGGTTAACGGTCCAGAACCTGTTCTCGTCGTGGCTGGGCAGTGAGGATATGGGCTTCATCCAGTACCACGTCAGGAGGACCACCATTACCGTCCTGGTCCACTCCGCCCTCCCCCTCG GTTACTACTTGGGGATGTGTATCGCTGCTCCAGAAAAGAACATGGAATACTTCAGTCAG GTGAGTGACAGCTGGCGGATGTTTCTCTTTGGGGCTCTTGGTCTCCATTTGATCAGCTGGACTCTTGTAATTTACTGGTCCCATGGCCACTGGCACAACCACCCAATCAGCAAGGCTCTGCAGGCCCATGTGAGGCCTCCCCATTCAGGCTGGGGGTCTGTGGCATCCAGTGTCAACACTGAGTTCAGACGCATCGATAAGTTTGCTACTGGGGTGCATGGAGCCCGGGTCATAGTCACAGACAGTTGGGTGTTGAAG GTGACCACTTACCACGTCTACATGGCCTTACAGAGTGAGTGTCATGTGACGGTAACTGCGTCCAGACAGCATCAGCTGAGTCCAGACTCGGCCTCACCCACTCAGATCCTGACACTCAGAGTGGAAAGCATCAACCCTTCTGTCCGAGCCTTCACTATCCG GCTCATGTCTACAGAGTATGCAGAGTTCAGAGAGAAGCTCCACGCTCCAGTCAGGAATGCTGCCAATGTGGTAATCTACCAGACCATCAGCGAATTATTCCTGGACACATTCAGAGCTCAGGTGGAGCTCAATCAGACGTATACACTACCCAGTGGACAG ATTATGATACTGAGCCGGACTGTCAGCGGTGTTTCTGCAGACCCATGTGGTGTCTGTCTTGTCTGGGCCGATGGTTTGCCAGCCGCCAAGACCAGCAAAGACCTGAAACCTGGTTGTCTAGCAAAGTCCCCTGCCCCACCTGTAGAGCCAAATTCTGCATCCTGGACGTCTGCGTGGTTCGCTGAATACTAA
- the tmem129 gene encoding E3 ubiquitin-protein ligase TM129 isoform X1: protein MDSPELSFTLAYLVFALCFVFTPNEFRSAGLTVQNLFSSWLGSEDMGFIQYHVRRTTITVLVHSALPLGYYLGMCIAAPEKNMEYFSQVSDSWRMFLFGALGLHLISWTLVIYWSHGHWHNHPISKALQAHVRPPHSGWGSVASSVNTEFRRIDKFATGVHGARVIVTDSWVLKVTTYHVYMALQSECHVTVTASRQHQLSPDSASPTQILTLRVESINPSVRAFTIRLMSTEYAEFREKLHAPVRNAANVVIYQTISELFLDTFRAQVELNQTYTLPSGQELEPCIGCMQVPANTKLVKLCDSEDYDTEPDCQRCFCRPMWCLSCLGRWFASRQDQQRPETWLSSKVPCPTCRAKFCILDVCVVR from the exons ATGGACAGCCCGGAGCTGAGTTtcactttggcctacttggtgtTCGCTCTCTGCTTCGTGTTTACGCCAAACGAGTTCCGTTCTGCCGGGTTAACGGTCCAGAACCTGTTCTCGTCGTGGCTGGGCAGTGAGGATATGGGCTTCATCCAGTACCACGTCAGGAGGACCACCATTACCGTCCTGGTCCACTCCGCCCTCCCCCTCG GTTACTACTTGGGGATGTGTATCGCTGCTCCAGAAAAGAACATGGAATACTTCAGTCAG GTGAGTGACAGCTGGCGGATGTTTCTCTTTGGGGCTCTTGGTCTCCATTTGATCAGCTGGACTCTTGTAATTTACTGGTCCCATGGCCACTGGCACAACCACCCAATCAGCAAGGCTCTGCAGGCCCATGTGAGGCCTCCCCATTCAGGCTGGGGGTCTGTGGCATCCAGTGTCAACACTGAGTTCAGACGCATCGATAAGTTTGCTACTGGGGTGCATGGAGCCCGGGTCATAGTCACAGACAGTTGGGTGTTGAAG GTGACCACTTACCACGTCTACATGGCCTTACAGAGTGAGTGTCATGTGACGGTAACTGCGTCCAGACAGCATCAGCTGAGTCCAGACTCGGCCTCACCCACTCAGATCCTGACACTCAGAGTGGAAAGCATCAACCCTTCTGTCCGAGCCTTCACTATCCG GCTCATGTCTACAGAGTATGCAGAGTTCAGAGAGAAGCTCCACGCTCCAGTCAGGAATGCTGCCAATGTGGTAATCTACCAGACCATCAGCGAATTATTCCTGGACACATTCAGAGCTCAGGTGGAGCTCAATCAGACGTATACACTACCCAGTGGACAG GAGCTGGAGCCCTGTATCGGCTGTATGCAGGTTCCAGCCAACACCAAGCTGGTGAAACTGTGCGACTCAGAgg ATTATGATACTGAGCCGGACTGTCAGCGGTGTTTCTGCAGACCCATGTGGTGTCTGTCTTGTCTGGGCCGATGGTTTGCCAGCCGCCAAGACCAGCAAAGACCTGAAACCTGGTTGTCTAGCAAAGTCCCCTGCCCCACCTGTAGAGCCAAATTCTGCATCCTGGACGTCTGCGTGGTTCGCTGA
- the slbp gene encoding histone RNA hairpin-binding protein isoform X2 — MSDWAGSRRGEAHSRRNKTGSCVPSRWSNGRKRTVDGTLRVGRHGDGTDPESSGYSDHRHSDSRHSIFTTPESSGPVSRCRSQTDWATQVEDDEMRMGAHRDMQRRRILGSEFSQRERKTSSGSSESCDSKEGENIETDEAVLLRRQKQINYGKNTLAYDRYIKEVPKHMRQPGVHPKTPNKFRKYSRRSWDQQIKLWKVKLHAWDPPVDEGQDKVLDNIDDLALDDVMDIELDFPTLSESPTTPGLSLQDEDCAGTPSKVQRMENTVDPDLA; from the exons ATGTCTGATTGGGCCGGAAGCAGACGAGGAGAAGCCCATAGCAGGAGGAATAAAACTGG GAGCTGTGTCCCTTCTCGGTGGTCCAATGGCAGGAAGAGAACCGTTGATGGAACCCTGCGGGTTGGCAGACATGGAGATGGCACTGATCCTGAGAGCAGTGGCTACTCTGACCACAGACACTCTGACAGCAGACATTCCAT TTTCACAACTCCAGAGAGTTCAGGCCCAGTGTCTCGCTGCCGCAGTCAGACAGACTGGGCCACTCAAGTGGAGGATGACGAGATGAGGATGGGTGCCCACAGAGACATGCAACG GAGGAGGATACTGGGTTCAGAATTTTCCCAAAGAGAGAGAAAGACCTCTTCTGGCTCTTCAGAGAG CTGTGACTCCAAAGAGGGAGAAAACATCGAGACAGACGAGGCTGTGTTGCTACGGCGACAGAAACAGATCAACTATGGCAAAAACACACTGGCTTATGACCGATACATCAAAGAAGTTCCTAA ACACATGCGTCAGCCGGGTGTTCACCCGAAGACCCCCAATAAATTCAGGAAATACAGCCGTCGCTCCTGGGACCAGCAGATTAAACTGTGGAAGGTCAAACTGCATGCCTGGGACCCGCCGGTGGATGAGGGCCAGGATAAGGTCCTCGATAACAT TGATGATCTGGCTCTTGATGATGTGATGGACATTGAGCTTGACTTCCCAACGCTGTCAGAGTCTCCCACTACACCAGGCCTTTCACTGCAG gATGAAGACTGTGCAGGGACTCCCTCCAAAGTACAGAGGATGGAAAACACAGTGGATCCAGACTTGGCCTAG